A window of the Lactuca sativa cultivar Salinas chromosome 7, Lsat_Salinas_v11, whole genome shotgun sequence genome harbors these coding sequences:
- the LOC111887703 gene encoding uncharacterized protein LOC111887703, protein MAIIGARTLIFREFRACGAPTFHGERDPIVSRRWLAYMANTFRTNFFPEEAKVKYFSCQLKVRACDWWEEIGSKLGDDAVDAMSWDDILTRFRAEFAPEIEVHLLAQEFLDLHQTTKTVAETTAKFRERALLVPQYVADEDIKKVRYPDMLWDDIRKFVSISGCETLNDMISRARERKIDLEHIEKRRSDQVHTMEGMGKRPKTSDQHSRGHQDQSQCSMYGKLQDGACRSRGLGCYKCGQVGHISKDCPQGASPLCFHCDRVGHKKADCLTLRGGIVSVSALASLRITDG, encoded by the coding sequence ATGGCTATCATTGGAGCTCGCACACTGATTTTCCGAGAGTTCCGTGCTTGTGGAGCCCCTACGTTCCATGGGGAGAGGGACCCCATTGTCAGTAGGAGGTGGTTAGCATATATGGCTAACACGTTCAGGACGAATTTTTTCCCCGAGGAGGCGAAGGTCAAATATTTTTCCTGCCAGTTGAAGGTTCGGGcatgtgattggtgggaggaaaTCGGTAGTAAGTTGGGTGATGATGCGGTcgatgctatgtcatgggatgataTCTTGACCAGGTTCCGAGCTGAGTTTGCACCTGAGATTGAGGTACATCtgctggctcaggagttcctagaTCTCCACCAGACTACTAAGACGGTGGCAGAGACCactgccaagtttcgggagagggctttattggtaccACAGTATGTAGCAGACGAGGATATAAAGAAAGTAAGGTACCCCGATATGCTATGGGATGACATCAGGAAATTCGTGAGTATTTCAGGGtgtgagaccctgaatgatatgatctcTAGAGCCCGAGAACggaagattgatttggagcacattgagAAGAGGAGGTCAGATCAGGTGCATACTATGGAAGGTATGGGGAAGAGGCCCAAGACTTCTGACCAGCATTCGAGAGGCCATCAAGACCAGAGTCAATGCAGCATGTACGGGAAACTGCAAGATGGGGCTTGTCGTTCCAGGGGTttgggttgctacaagtgtggccagGTTGGCCACATCAGCAAGGACTGTCCTCAGGGAGCAAGTCCGTTATGCTTTCACTGTGATcgggtgggccacaagaaggccgactgtcTGACGTTGAGGGGAGGAATAGTGAGCGTGTCTGCTCTGGCTtctttgaggatcaccgatggatGA